In Leishmania donovani BPK282A1 complete genome, chromosome 35, the following are encoded in one genomic region:
- a CDS encoding protein kinase A catalytic subunit isoform 1, producing the protein MSSAAKDSCPAESSGHLNNEKAQLSKIPSSHPDPSKVAVASKVKAAYSFERPDTSSWKLSDFELKNTLGTGSFGRVRIAHRKGTEEYYAIKCLRKREIIKMKQQQHVAQEKGILMELCHPFIVNMMCSFQDEKKVYFVLEFVMGGEMFTHLRTAGRFPNDVAKFYQ; encoded by the coding sequence ATGTCGTCTGCTGCCAAGGACAGCTGTCCGGCGGAGTCGTCGGGCCACCTCAACAACGAGAAGGCGCAGTTGTCGAAGATTCCCTCCAGTCATCCCGATCCCTCGAAGGTGGCTGTCGCGTCAAAAGTAAAGGCCGCCTATTCCTTTGAGAGGCCGGACACCTCCAGCTGGAAACTCTCGGATTTCGAACTGAAGAACACGCTCGGCACCGGCTCCTTCGGCCGCGTGCGCATCGCCCACCGCAAGGGCACGGAGGAGTACTACGCGATCAAGTGCCTGAGAAAGCGCGAGATCATCAAgatgaagcagcagcagcacgttgCGCAGGAAAAGGGGATCCTAATGGAGCTGTGCCACCCGTTCATCGTGAACATGATGTGCTCCTTCCAGGACGAGAAGAAGGTGTACTTTGTGCTGGAGTTCGTCATGGGCGGCGAGATGTTCACGCACCTGCGCACTGCCGGGCGGTTCCCGAATGACGTTGCGAAGTTCTACCAG